GGAGGACCAATGCTGAATGATTGGTGATTACAAtcgaaatatatacattttcattgCGAATATCATTATTCTGTTCATGTATACATCGAATGTCTATCTGTGTATCTCATCATGTTCACAATAGCTGTAAGATTGTTCATGGACAGGTTACAATAATATTTACCATAGTGACGAATATGAAACTATGAAAGCAACACTGTTGATCGCATGTTTGTTCGAGAATATTCACCAGATTTAAtggttagtttacttcattcGCGTGTGTtatattaaaataacaaaattccaATTAATCaaaatgctttttcaaaataaaaaattattTACAATCCTTCTCATGATCGATTTTCAATTATGTTTGATCATCGGAACACTACCAACACCAACGAACTGAGACAGGGCGCTGAATGACCTGTAGAATACCACCAGCACCATTTGTGAAGAAACCAACTCCAAAACAAGACTAACAAGAAAGTAAAGGTGACGTATATTTCACTAAAAGGTATCACTGATTAGTTACTGCACAGAATGCAATGTTAAAATAGCTCCTAATctgacaaaaaataaaaatttaagaaacttcattatttttcaaaatattagtttttccCAAATTACTGATCTAGTTTACTTACCCCCTAACTTGACCAAAAAAAGACATTTGATAAAAATCCTATTTTCCCGCCTGTTTGCCTATCTAGTTCAAGTACCCCTAATTTGAGAAACCAAGAAATTTAATACAAATCCTTCCTCAAACTTCAAAAATAGGAGTTCTTCCCTGTTTGCCTGCCCTGGATACTGATTGCAGAATCCAAGAAACATTCTGCATTATGTTGCAAATTCTGATACAAGACATCATACATTTGTACATCAAGTACTAGTATTCAGTTGGTGGGTGATGTATAGCGACCAGGCTCCGAGTCACATTACACGTAACATATTGTCATAATATACACTGGGATAAAACATGGACTGCAAACTACCATTTGGAGAAGTTCTGAAGTTATTGTCTCTGAAACTTGACTCAAACTGCACAGTACTACCATCATATCAAAACCATTACGTTATTTCATGGGTCTTGGTATGTAGAAAATAGGCTGTCATATACAAACATCTTAGTgatcactcactgacaaacacttCAGCTCCCAACATACTCTAACATGAAAACCAGAATTGCAATGATTCATCTACCAATACAATGTCCCAGCAAACTAACTGAAGATATCTTGTTGGGATTATTTTCCTTTAACAATAAAATACTAAATTTCCTATGCAACATCATCACATCGCAACTATTGTGACCATTTGAATTATCATCCTGTATCTTGGGGAAACTGTATCTGATTGTTCAGAGTAACTGTGGAATAATACTTGCAGCATGCCAGCACACAAACACTAGTCAAACATTTGCGGAAGTATTTTAGATCTTGGATGCTCACATTCAGCGTACATGCAGTTATTTTGACGGTACTGTATGTGTGACACATCAATGTTATAATGCATCAACTTCGTCATGTCGCTTGGAACATCCTACAATCTCCTGATTTCAAGATTGTACTGAAAAACCTTCGAGGGTAACACTGGAAGTGTTCATCGCTTCATGTTTTAGCCTTCAtattttgaatgagtgagttgaaatttaagtcatttcgacaatatttcagacatatggTGACCATATTTTGAGATAACTACTTCATATTCCCCAAAATTtaaataataacataaataGAAATTAATCAGGAAAGTCTACAAGACTAATTGGTGATGACACAGTAATACCcccaaaattatcaaaatctgtCAGTCAGGACCCTGGATGACGTAAATTTGGTAAACCTGGCAAGCAAACTATTCCTGGAATGGTCTTCCTTAAATATGACTCTAGATCTCTACTGTTAATCTTTCACTACGTTTTCACTATCAAAAGGGTTCCACAAAACTAAGAGTAATTGACAGTTTTTGATGTCATCAACATAATTGTACTTTCACTGGAACAAAACAAGTGATATTTGCATGCTGGAGACTCCAAATCATAAAGGTAATATTCAACCACTCTATACATAATGTATGATTTGGTATGTCTTTAAGCTGATTCCAACACCATTTTCCGATATTTGTGGAAAATAGTCATTTTAGCTAATGGTGAGTGAAATTTTAGTTCCAGTTATCATTTTCCAGCATTACTGAAGTAATATTCTAGTGCCATTGCAGTACACCAGTAATATTCTCATAATGTTCGGGCAATCTTCCAGTAACACTGCAGTACTCCCCACTAATCCCCCTAAAATCTCTGCAATAATCAGTTTAATTGTATTCCAGCAAAAGTCAGCAACATTCTAAAAATCCAAAGAACCATTAAAATCCAGCAGTATACACTGATGTTCTGCACTTAATCCATTACGCCAATAATATCAAATTCAATTTCAGCACTATTCAGTCAACTAACATTCTCCCAAAGTACAGTAATATCTTAGCACTCCAAGAACTCTAGAATTTAACTCCAGTAATATTTCGGCGCCTTCTGTACTATTTCGGTCAGCTTGCTCACAAATCTCAGCAAGAGAGGGTAAAATGTAGTTTCTACACAGTGCACTTATTTGGTCCACTAGACAAGTTAATAGAACTAGAACCAGGAACAGTACTGTTAGAATTAAAATAATCTAACCATCACGGGATTAAAAAATGACAGTGTCTTCACACTTGTTTCCCTAAAGACGATTGCAAGGGGCACCATGCAAAAGTAGGCTTGACAGTCCTAGAAAATTCCAATTTGCTTGCCGAATAATTAAATAATCACAAAACATACAATATCTTCACAGGATCCTAGAAACAATGTGTCAGATTCAAGGCTAAGATTGTAAACAAACTGCTTCTGGTTTTGGAAAGAAATTATCTGACCAGCAACTAGGACAAAATAGTCTGAAATTCATGAGAGTCTGAAGTTGCTAAGTGAAATATGTGTGAAATCAGTGATACTTCTTTCCTACTGGCCATCTTAAAAGGCCTGTTTCAGGTACTCCTGTCCAGAATAGCAACTGACCAGCTGAGTTTATGGCTTACATGGACATAGACACTGCAGACGTTACTCCTTTGATTCAGATATGAGATTCCATCACTACCAAGACAGCGGTATAGTTTTGTTCAGTCACATCATCCTTACACATTTTGCTACTTCACCTTACAAGTGTTCGGACAtattatataaaagaaattatGACAGTGTTATAAATAAACATTAGATGTACAGTAAGAGACATGAGTTGGGTCCCATGCTATCAGATCCTGACACGgtcaagggaaataactcttccTGTACAGACTACAAAGATGTGTTCCATGCAAACTTCAGTCTGCTGAGACATAAAAATGTATATGGGTGTACCCTTGTTAACTTCATTTTGTATATAGAAGTGGGACCTGTAACATACGATTATGTCACAAGAAATCAGCATTTAAATTAAGTACTACAAAAGTTAACCATCCAATTATTATGGACACAAATctgaactaaaaacaaaacaaaacaaacgaatcaaaattaaaaaataatcaaaattaaAAGTACAGGTTTTATGAGGGACTTAGGATCAAGCTAGAGAAGATGTTGCAAATTTTGTCCATGAAATTCCATGATATTCAACAAGGATGGGTACAGAGGATTATGAAATGACAATGACAGGCAAGTCATCTGCATCATCCTCTTCTTGCGTAGTACTGTGGGTCTTAAGATGCTCTGTATACTCCTTGTCGTTGGTGAAGGTATCGCTGCAGGTCTCACACACGTAGATGTGTTGCACATGGGTCTTCATGTGGAGCTCAAGATCGCTCCGACAGGGGAACACGATCCCACACTTTCTGCATCGCAACATGGCTTTGTGGAACTTGATGTGCTTCAGATACTTGGCCTGGTCCGTAAAGGTCTCTCCGCAGGTGACACAGATCTGAAGTTCCATCACATGAGTCTTCAAATGATCGGTAAGATCTATGCGAGACACAAATTTCAGTTCACAGAAGTTGCATTTCAATAATTCATCTGAATAATGCTTCTTGAGATGTGCGGCATAGTCACTTTCGTATGCGAACGTCTCCCCACATGTGTCACACATGTAGGTGTGTTTAATATGGATCTTCAGGTGTTCCTTGAGCTCTTCCTTTTTGTTGAACTCCAGTTTACATTTGTTACACTTCCATCTAATATCCTCATGAGCCTTGTGATTCCGCAGGTGAGCAATGTACAGGATCTCCTCGGTGAAGATCCTGCCACACTGTTCACATCTGTAAGTGCGCTTGATGTGCTTTTTCAGATGTTCTCGAAGATCATTCTTATGAGCAAACTCCAGCTTGCATTTGTTACACTTCCAGGTGACACCTTCATCAGCCTTGTGAGATTTGAGATGAGCCTGGTAAGGGCGCTCATCCGTGAAAGTCCATCCACAGGTGTTGCACATAAATGTGCTCTTCGTATGCTTCTTCTGATGTAGGTCCAGCTCCCtctgacactgaaacatatcTCCACAAGTCATGCACTTGTACAGCTCATCATCGTGCCTGTCATCTTCCTCATCATGAGCCTTCAGATGAGCTGTGTATTCTTCATCCTGTGTGAAGGTCTTGTCACACATGTCACATTCATACACTATCGCGGTATGTGTCTTCAGATGCTGACTGAGACTGTCCTTGGACGTGAACTCCTTCCCACAAGTATGACATTTCATCTTTTCCGTGGTAACAGCTACAACATCTCCATCTTCTGATCCACCTGCATGAGAGCTGAGGTGAACCGACAGCTCCTTCTTACACTCAAACTCTCCCCCACATATGTGACATTTCATCTTCTCGACAGGAGCGGAGACAGTGCTCTTTGACTGTGTTTTCTTTGCACTAGGTCCATGGGTATATTTCTCTGATGAATGTGTGTTCCTGTGCCTAGTGAATCCTCCCCTGTCACTAAATGTTCGACCACAGATATCACACTCGAATGACTTATTATGTACTTTGGCATGGTTCTTCAACTTGTAAGGAAAGTCAAACAGCTTACCACAGATATTACAAGTAAGAGACTTTGGATCAATGTGACACTTCATATGCCCTTCTAGCATTTTAGCGCTGATGAAATCCTTGTTACAGACTCCACACACAAACGGCTTGGCTTTTgacttctttttcttctttgcCAACCTGGTAAAGTCATCATCACTGTAGTTGGAACCATCATCAGATTTGACTTCTTCTTCTGCCTCTGCATCATCAGTTCCTTCTGTAGGGATGTAATCTTCATCCTTTTCAGTTTTCTTATTTCCTTCTGATTCTGAAGACATGTCATCTTCCATGGCGTGCAGGTGAGATACAAAATAATCCTCATACTCCTCGCTCTCTTCACTCTCAGGTAATGAAGACTCCTCACAGGATATTTGACCTTCAGCAAAAGCTCTGATCTGGAACAGCCTTTGTGCATCAGCATCACTCTGAGAATTCTCACTAGCAACATCAGGCGTGCCTTCATTTGAGGTGGTGGTTAATGACTTGTCTCTTGGTTTATCTCTTGGAAGATCAGTTGATCGCTTCATTATTTTCTTCACAAGGTTATCAAGTCTGCTACTTGACTTGTGACCTCTTTTCCTCTTGCGTGAAATGTCAGAAAAGTCACTGTCGGGAAAGTTGGAACTGGAGTCTGTCCCACTAGTCTCCCCATAGACTGATGCCTCAGTCTCGTTAACACTGTCAATACTGTCTTCCTTGAGACTGCTCCGGACACTAGATGACCGAACTGCAGCAGGTTTCTT
This genomic stretch from Haliotis asinina isolate JCU_RB_2024 chromosome 4, JCU_Hal_asi_v2, whole genome shotgun sequence harbors:
- the LOC137282656 gene encoding zinc finger protein 665-like, whose product is MSLDGSGESEFSIMRWTALGKEVLDMTAQREKTASSSNDEMDDRRDDTPTDQGIMYENGEFSMTDSSGFRTTDTKEVDSKGGIKDEAKMSEIPVDNGSELSLDAEIKLLYGSDEEKKPAAVRSSSVRSSLKEDSIDSVNETEASVYGETSGTDSSSNFPDSDFSDISRKRKRGHKSSSRLDNLVKKIMKRSTDLPRDKPRDKSLTTTSNEGTPDVASENSQSDADAQRLFQIRAFAEGQISCEESSLPESEESEEYEDYFVSHLHAMEDDMSSESEGNKKTEKDEDYIPTEGTDDAEAEEEVKSDDGSNYSDDDFTRLAKKKKKSKAKPFVCGVCNKDFISAKMLEGHMKCHIDPKSLTCNICGKLFDFPYKLKNHAKVHNKSFECDICGRTFSDRGGFTRHRNTHSSEKYTHGPSAKKTQSKSTVSAPVEKMKCHICGGEFECKKELSVHLSSHAGGSEDGDVVAVTTEKMKCHTCGKEFTSKDSLSQHLKTHTAIVYECDMCDKTFTQDEEYTAHLKAHDEEDDRHDDELYKCMTCGDMFQCQRELDLHQKKHTKSTFMCNTCGWTFTDERPYQAHLKSHKADEGVTWKCNKCKLEFAHKNDLREHLKKHIKRTYRCEQCGRIFTEEILYIAHLRNHKAHEDIRWKCNKCKLEFNKKEELKEHLKIHIKHTYMCDTCGETFAYESDYAAHLKKHYSDELLKCNFCELKFVSRIDLTDHLKTHVMELQICVTCGETFTDQAKYLKHIKFHKAMLRCRKCGIVFPCRSDLELHMKTHVQHIYVCETCSDTFTNDKEYTEHLKTHSTTQEEDDADDLPVIVIS